The sequence attgtttatttaaatttctggaatttctcagtgtgttttaaattgtttaatcaTACATCAAATGtccaaatatgttagaaaaCACACAGTGTCGTACAGTCTCCTATTTTTCACTACTGTCATTGATCATGTTTGATACTGGGACGTCTAATTAGCTCACTTAAACTGTAAAAAGCACTGATATTTCATACATGACACCAATAAAACGATATAACAAGTTTTTAAAACCCATATGTACTGAACCTTTAAAAACGACATTGTAATTTAAGAAGACCTATTGCTCTTTGTTGATAATGTTAGtgctaacataaataaacacattaagcAATCCAAATCTCAAACCACTTCCcacgtttttgttttatgtctgtCCCCTTTATTGACATGTAATCCAATGACAGTGTCATTAAAACTGTTTACTGATCTCATTCTTCTTACAAAGTGCAATTTCCCTTTATAAGAAATTGCATGTTGGCCATGTTCCCAGACAGTTCAGTGGAAAGTTTTTCTCCTCTCTTGGTAAATATGGGCCCCTTGCCCAGAGATCACCACACACACCTGTGTTGCGTCGAGTGTGTATGATGCAGACGTTTGACATAGTAACTGTTCTCTGAACTGGGAATTCACAGAATACTCAAACAGTCAAAATGTCatgaattgtttttctttcttggtAATGGCTGCAGGTGGAGCATGAATAATAACCGTacttgtgtgtatgtgttttctCTCTTAGGCCAATCCATCATAAACTCATGGACATAAGCAGTTCCTCCTTCAACATGAACAACTACAACGGCACAATAATGTCTGAGAATACCACCAACGGCAATTATTCAGTAAAAACGCCCCCACCAGTTTTCTACAGTGAGGTCACTACAGTGATCTACACTACTGTTTTCATTGTGGGTTTCTTTGGTAACGCATTAGTTATCTATATAGTGGCCCGCTACACCAAAATGAAGACAGTAACCAACATGTACATCCTGAATTTAGCTATGGCAGATGAACTCTACATCATGGGAATCCCCTTCATAGGGACCCAAAGTGTGCTCTTCTACTGGCCATTTGGTGAATTCCTCTGCAAAGTGTTCATGACCACTGATGGCATGAGCCAGTTCGCCTCCACCTTCTGTCTGACGCTGATGAGCATTGATCGCTTCCTCGCTGTTGTATATCCCATTCGCAGCGCTAAATGGCGGAAGCCATGGGTGGCCAAGATTTTCAGTGCCCTGGCATGGATTGTTTCCTTCCTGATGGTGTTGCCGGTCACCGTGTTCTCGCATGTGCAGGAGTACGACACTTGCAACATAAGCTGGCCTGACCCGTCAGGCGTGTGGTCAGCTGTTTTTATTCTGTACACATCCATCATGGGTTTCTTTGGTCCTTTGGTTGTCATCTCCCTTTGCTATCTACTTATTATTATCaaggtaattaaatatttaaatctctTCATTGTCTTAAATTGGTAAAAGGGTTTAAAACTCAAATTTACATTCTGAAAGTCTCAAACCATCTTCCCTCTTCCAGGTGAAGTCTGCAGGCGTGCGTGCAGGCCTGACTAAGCGGCGCAAGTCAGAGCGCAAGGTGACACGGATGGTGGTGATCATAGTGGTGGTCTTTGTACTTTGTTGGCTGCCCTTTTTTACAATCAACTTTATCAACCTGTTTTATGTCATACCAGAGGACAAAATTGCTGCAGTAGTCTACTTTTCCCTGGTAATCCTTACCTATGTAAACTCCTGTGCCAACCCAGTCCTCTACGGTTTCCTGTCGGACAAtttcaagcagagctttaagaAAGTGTTTTGCTTCTACAAAAAGAAGAGTGCTAAAGCTACGGAACCAGTGGGGACCACACAGAATATTGATAAGGTAAAGAAAGTTCTTATTTTCAATCAGAAATT is a genomic window of Girardinichthys multiradiatus isolate DD_20200921_A chromosome X, DD_fGirMul_XY1, whole genome shotgun sequence containing:
- the LOC124862343 gene encoding somatostatin receptor type 5-like isoform X1, whose translation is MDISSSSFNMNNYNGTIMSENTTNGNYSVKTPPPVFYSEVTTVIYTTVFIVGFFGNALVIYIVARYTKMKTVTNMYILNLAMADELYIMGIPFIGTQSVLFYWPFGEFLCKVFMTTDGMSQFASTFCLTLMSIDRFLAVVYPIRSAKWRKPWVAKIFSALAWIVSFLMVLPVTVFSHVQEYDTCNISWPDPSGVWSAVFILYTSIMGFFGPLVVISLCYLLIIIKVKSAGVRAGLTKRRKSERKVTRMVVIIVVVFVLCWLPFFTINFINLFYVIPEDKIAAVVYFSLVILTYVNSCANPVLYGFLSDNFKQSFKKVFCFYKKKSAKATEPVGTTQNIDKKIERQRKPTKIWPNLAGLSRRTLTKRSDHELEELQRTTAQITRTPDIEPFALKPVVNGQ
- the LOC124862343 gene encoding somatostatin receptor type 5-like isoform X2, encoding MDISSSSFNMNNYNGTIMSENTTNGNYSVKTPPPVFYSEVTTVIYTTVFIVGFFGNALVIYIVARYTKMKTVTNMYILNLAMADELYIMGIPFIGTQSVLFYWPFGEFLCKVFMTTDGMSQFASTFCLTLMSIDRFLAVVYPIRSAKWRKPWVAKIFSALAWIVSFLMVLPVTVFSHVQEYDTCNISWPDPSGVWSAVFILYTSIMGFFGPLVVISLCYLLIIIKVKSAGVRAGLTKRRKSERKVTRMVVIIVVVFVLCWLPFFTINFINLFYVIPEDKIAAVVYFSLVILTYVNSCANPVLYGFLSDNFKQSFKKVFCFYKKKSAKATEPVGTTQNIDKITRTPDIEPFALKPVVNGQ